Proteins co-encoded in one Ziziphus jujuba cultivar Dongzao chromosome 9, ASM3175591v1 genomic window:
- the LOC107425833 gene encoding LOB domain-containing protein 29: MTGSGCGSPCGACKFLRRKCVKGCVFAPYFCHEQGASNFAAIHKVFGASNVSKLLAHLPVSDRCGAAITISYEAQARLKDPIYGCVSHIFALQQQVISLQAQLASIKEQSANNGSFINGPDNANWNQKFNGRLSHQEHAQNWFQQENSNLVPQFSPNLTNVASMMPYLESNKLMDPHNLVGSCESSVVPDENVSYGRFDEASDHFWSSLDAQTINRQWGGFHDSNDLHSGPFNYTQQYS; the protein is encoded by the exons ATGACAGGTTCTGGTTGTGGTTCTCCTTGTGGAGCCTGCAAGTTCTTGAGGAGAAAATGCGTTAAAGGTTGTGTTTTTGCACCTTATTTCTGCCATGAGCAGGGTGCTTCGAACTTTGCTGCAATTCACAAGGTTTTTGGTGCAAGCAACGTATCAAAGTTGCTTGCCCATCTTCCTGTCAGCGATCGTTGTGGAGCCGCCATTACCATCTCATATGAAGCTCAAGCCAGGCTTAAAGACCCTATATATGGCTGTGTCTCACATATTTTTGCTCTCCAACAGCAG GTGATTAGTTTACAAGCACAGCTAGCTTCCATCAAAGAGCAATCAGCCAACAATGGAAGCTTTATCAATGGCCCTGACAATGCAAACTGGAATCAGAAGTTCAATGGAAGACTTTCTCACCAAGAACATGCACAGAATTGGTTTCAACAAGAAAATTCAAACTTGGTGCCCCAATTTAGCCCAAACCTCACAAATGTTGCTTCAATGATGCCATATTTGGAAAGCAATAAATTGATGGATCCTCATAACCTTGTTGGGAGTTGTGAAAGTTCAGTAGTTCCGGATGAAAATGTCTCATATGGCAGATTTGATGAGGCTTCTGATCACTTTTGGTCTTCATTAGACGCTCAAACAATCAACAGGCAATGGGGTGGTTTTCATGATTCCAACGATCTTCATTCAGGGCCTTTCAACTACACTCAGCAATATTCCTGA
- the LOC132799554 gene encoding LOB domain-containing protein 29-like, producing the protein MTGSGSPCGACKFLRRKCVKGCIFAPYFCHDQGVNHFAAIHKVFGASNVSKLLAHLPVSDRCEAAVTISYEAQARLQDPIYGCVSHIFALQQQVVSLQAQLASMKEQAAQSFSSGSAFANPNGKVLYGKLPFSQAPQDWFEPENKETVPQFNPNLAANSATMTYHGNGVINPNSMEINYENSVKIPDENASYRSFEEVSCFDMQMNNRQYCSFQEADELQSMAFGYINQHS; encoded by the exons ATGACCGGTTCTGGTTCTCCTTGCGGAGCCTGCAAGTTCTTGAGGAGAAAATGTGTAAAGGGTTGTATTTTTGCACCTTATTTTTGCCATGACCAGGGTGTTAACCATTTTGCTGCAATCCACAAGGTTTTTGGCGCAAGCAATGTGTCGAAATTGCTTGCTCATCTTCCGGTGAGTGATCGTTGCGAAGCCGCGGTCACAATCTCTTATGAAGCTCAAGCTAGGCTTCAAGATCCCATTTATGGATGTGTTTCTCATATTTTCGCCCTCCAACAGCAG gttGTAAGCCTGCAAGCTCAATTGGCTTCCATGAAAGAACAAGCAGCTCAAAGCTTTTCTAGTGGCTCTGCTTTTGCAAACCCTAATGGAAAAGTACTCTATGGGAAGCTTCCTTTTTCTCAGGCACCACAAGATTGGTTTGAGCCGGAAAACAAAGAAACTGTGCCACAATTCAATCCTAATCTCGCCGCTAACTCTGCCACCATGACATATCATGGAAACGGGGTTATAAATCCAAATTCTATGGAGATTAATTATGAAAACTCAGTGAAAATCCCAGACGAAAATGCCTCATATAGAAGCTTTGAGGAGGTTTCTTGTTTCGACATGCAAATGAACAACAGGCAATATTGCAGTTTTCAGGAAGCAGATGAACTTCAATCCATGGCTTTCGGCTATATTAATCAGCATTCATAA